From the genome of Rhizophagus irregularis chromosome 29, complete sequence, one region includes:
- a CDS encoding guanylate kinase, with product MTDIEQITETIRPVVVSGPSGSGKSTLLKRLFQDYPDKFGFSVSHTTRSPRPGEENGVQYHFTSREEFVDLIKQDKFIEYAEFSGNLYGTSIDAVKSVLSQGKFCILDIELNGVKAVKKTDLNARFVFIKPPSLEALKERLIGRKTETEESIQARLNAAKEELAYADQEGSHDIIIVNDNLDTAYEKFKNFIVEGKS from the exons ATGACTGATATAGAACAAATCACTG aaacAATCCGGCCAGTTGTTGTATCTGGACCATCAG GGTCGGGAAAGTCAACTTTGCTTAAACGTCTTTTTCAAGATTATCCTGACAAATTTGGATTCAGTGTATCTC acACTACTCGTTCGCCTCGCCCGGGAGAGGAAAATGGTGTTCAATATCACTTTACATCACGTGAAGAATTTGTTGATCTCATTAAGCAGGATAAATTCATTGAATATGCAGAATTTTCGGGAAATTTATATGGAACTAGTATTGATGCTGTTAAGTCTGTCTTAAGTCAAGGAAAATTTTGTATCTtggatattgaattaaat GGAGTAAAAGCTGTCAAAAAAACAGATCTTAATGCAcgatttgtttttattaaaccaCCTTCGTTGGAAGCTCTTAAAGAAAGGCTTATTGGTCGTAAAACTGAGACTGAAGAATCTATACAAGCACGTCTTAATGCTGCAAAGGAAGAACTAGCCTACGCGGATCAAGAAGGTTCAcatgatataattatagtaaatgaTAATCTAGATACtgcatatgaaaaatttaaaaatttcattgttgAAGGCAAATCTTag